Proteins encoded within one genomic window of Citrobacter amalonaticus Y19:
- a CDS encoding alpha-glucosidase, with amino-acid sequence MSTQTRHLSFVQVEKIIDGFALRYRQRVILRHTTENPCLWVGAGVADIDMFRGNFSIKDKLNEKIALTDAAVSESADGWRIRFSRGDAVNAMLHISVDEAGRLQLDLHNDDLSHNRIWLRLAANPDDHIYGCGEQFSYFDLRGKPFPLWTSEQGVGRNKTSYVTWQADCKENAGGDYYWTFFPQPTFVSTQKYYCHVDNSCYMNFDFSAPDYHELALWEDKTTLRFECADSYIALLEKLTALLGRQPELPDWIYDGVTLGIQGGTDVCQKKLDTMRRAGVKVNGIWAQDWSGIRMTSFGKRVMWNWKWNSDNYPQLDSRIKQWNAEGVKFLSYINPYVASDKDLCAEAAKHGYLAKDMSGNDYFVEFGEFYGGVVDLTNPAAYDWFKGVIKKNMIELGCGGWMADFGEYLPTDTVLHNGVSAEIMHNAWPALWAKCNYEALQETGKLGEILFFMRAGYTGSQKYSTMMWAGDQNVDWSLDDGLASVVPAALSLAMTGHGLHHSDIGGYTTLFEMKRSKELLLRWCDFSAFTPMMRTHEGNRPGDNWQFDGDDETIAHFARMTTVFTTLKPYLKQAVAQNAAIGLPVMRPLFLHYEDDARTYTLKYQYLLGQDLLVAPVYEQGRSDWTLYLPEDNWVNLWTGETHRGGEVTVDAPLGKPPVFYRAKSEWASLFASLRHI; translated from the coding sequence ATGAGTACGCAAACCCGACATTTATCCTTTGTTCAGGTCGAAAAAATTATTGATGGTTTTGCATTACGTTATCGGCAGCGTGTGATCTTACGCCATACGACAGAGAACCCCTGTCTGTGGGTCGGTGCAGGCGTCGCGGATATCGACATGTTTCGCGGTAACTTCAGTATTAAAGATAAGCTTAACGAGAAAATTGCCCTGACCGACGCCGCGGTCAGCGAATCAGCCGACGGTTGGCGGATACGCTTTAGCCGTGGTGATGCCGTCAATGCGATGCTACATATCTCTGTCGATGAAGCGGGTCGTCTGCAGTTGGATCTGCACAACGACGATCTCAGCCATAACCGCATCTGGCTGCGGCTGGCGGCCAACCCGGACGACCATATCTACGGCTGCGGCGAACAGTTCTCTTACTTCGACCTGCGTGGTAAACCGTTCCCGCTGTGGACCAGCGAACAGGGGGTGGGCCGTAACAAAACTAGCTACGTCACCTGGCAGGCCGACTGCAAAGAGAACGCTGGCGGGGACTACTACTGGACTTTCTTCCCGCAGCCTACGTTTGTCAGTACGCAGAAGTACTACTGCCACGTTGATAACAGCTGCTACATGAATTTTGACTTCAGCGCGCCGGATTATCACGAACTGGCGCTGTGGGAGGATAAAACCACTCTGCGTTTTGAATGCGCCGACAGCTATATCGCGCTGCTGGAAAAACTGACCGCACTGTTAGGTCGCCAACCCGAGTTACCAGACTGGATTTATGATGGCGTCACGCTGGGCATTCAGGGCGGCACCGACGTTTGTCAGAAAAAACTGGACACGATGCGCCGTGCTGGCGTGAAAGTGAACGGCATCTGGGCGCAGGACTGGTCCGGGATCCGCATGACTTCATTCGGTAAGCGCGTGATGTGGAACTGGAAGTGGAACAGCGACAACTATCCACAACTGGACAGCCGTATCAAACAGTGGAACGCCGAAGGCGTGAAATTCCTTTCGTATATCAACCCGTATGTCGCCAGCGATAAAGACCTGTGCGCCGAAGCGGCAAAGCACGGCTATCTGGCAAAAGATATGTCGGGTAATGATTATTTTGTTGAATTTGGTGAGTTTTACGGCGGCGTGGTTGATTTGACCAACCCGGCGGCCTATGACTGGTTCAAAGGCGTCATCAAGAAAAACATGATCGAGCTCGGCTGCGGCGGTTGGATGGCGGACTTTGGCGAGTACCTGCCGACCGACACGGTTCTGCATAACGGCGTCAGCGCGGAGATCATGCATAACGCCTGGCCTGCACTGTGGGCAAAATGTAACTACGAGGCGCTCCAGGAAACCGGCAAACTCGGCGAAATCCTGTTCTTCATGCGTGCGGGTTATACCGGCAGTCAGAAGTACTCCACCATGATGTGGGCAGGCGATCAGAACGTGGACTGGAGTCTGGATGATGGACTTGCCTCTGTCGTCCCTGCCGCGCTCTCGCTGGCCATGACCGGTCACGGCCTGCACCACAGCGACATCGGTGGTTACACCACCCTGTTTGAGATGAAACGCAGCAAAGAGCTGCTGCTGCGCTGGTGTGATTTCAGCGCCTTCACGCCGATGATGCGCACCCATGAAGGTAACCGTCCTGGTGATAACTGGCAGTTTGACGGCGACGACGAAACCATCGCCCATTTCGCCAGAATGACGACCGTCTTTACCACCCTGAAGCCGTACCTCAAGCAAGCCGTCGCACAAAACGCCGCCATCGGTTTGCCCGTCATGCGTCCGCTATTCCTGCATTACGAGGACGATGCGCGCACCTACACCCTGAAATACCAATACCTGCTGGGACAAGATCTACTGGTCGCCCCGGTATATGAGCAGGGCCGCAGCGACTGGACGCTGTATCTGCCGGAGGATAACTGGGTGAACCTCTGGACCGGTGAAACCCACCGGGGTGGTGAGGTAACCGTGGACGCACCACTGGGCAAACCTCCGGTCTTTTATCGCGCGAAAAGTGAGTGGGCGTCGCTGTTTGCCTCTTTACGCCACATCTAA
- a CDS encoding MFS transporter has protein sequence MSQNITNPATLRLPFKEKIAYGIGDLGSNILLDIGTLYLLKFYTDVLGLPGTYGGIIFLIAKFFTAFTDMGTGIMLDSRRKIGPKGKFRPFVMYAAFPVTLLAIANFVGTPFEITGKTVMATVLFMLYGLFFSMMNCSYGAMVPAITKNPDERASLAAWRQGGATLGLLLCTVGFVPVMNLIEGNSQLGYIFAATLFSLCGLFFMWCCYAGVKERYVEVKPVDDAQKPGLLQSFRAIAGNRPLFILCIANLCTLGAFNVKLAIQVYYTQYVLNDPILLSWMGFFSMGCIFIGVFLMPGMVRRFGKKKVYIGGLLIWVAGDLLNYVFGGGSVSFVAFSCLAFFGSAFVNSLNWALVSDTVEYGEWRTGVRSEGTVYTGFTFFRKVSQALAGFFPGWMLTQIGYVPNVVQSAGTVEGLRQLIFIYPCALAVVTIIAMGCFYDLNEKMYVRIVGEIEARKRAMAV, from the coding sequence ATGAGTCAAAACATAACCAATCCGGCAACCCTACGCTTGCCTTTTAAGGAAAAAATCGCCTATGGGATAGGTGATTTAGGCTCCAATATTCTGCTGGATATCGGTACGCTCTATTTACTGAAGTTTTACACCGATGTTCTCGGTTTACCGGGCACATATGGCGGCATTATTTTCCTTATCGCCAAGTTCTTTACCGCGTTTACCGATATGGGAACCGGTATTATGCTCGATTCACGGCGTAAAATCGGTCCAAAAGGTAAATTCCGTCCTTTCGTTATGTACGCTGCGTTTCCGGTGACCCTGCTGGCTATCGCTAACTTTGTCGGTACGCCGTTTGAAATCACCGGTAAAACGGTAATGGCGACCGTCCTGTTTATGCTCTACGGGCTGTTCTTCAGCATGATGAACTGCTCCTACGGGGCAATGGTGCCCGCCATCACTAAAAACCCGGACGAACGCGCCTCGCTCGCCGCCTGGCGACAGGGTGGCGCGACGCTTGGCCTGCTGCTGTGCACCGTTGGTTTTGTGCCGGTCATGAACCTGATCGAGGGCAATTCGCAGTTGGGCTATATCTTCGCCGCGACGCTGTTTTCCCTGTGTGGGCTGTTTTTTATGTGGTGCTGCTACGCTGGGGTAAAAGAGCGTTATGTCGAAGTGAAACCCGTCGACGATGCGCAGAAACCTGGATTATTGCAGTCATTTCGCGCCATCGCCGGTAACCGCCCGCTGTTCATTCTGTGTATTGCCAACCTCTGTACGCTCGGCGCGTTTAACGTCAAGCTGGCGATTCAGGTCTATTACACCCAGTACGTACTGAACGACCCGATTTTGCTGTCATGGATGGGCTTTTTCAGCATGGGATGTATTTTTATCGGCGTCTTTTTAATGCCGGGGATGGTCCGCCGCTTTGGCAAGAAAAAGGTCTATATCGGCGGCCTGCTGATTTGGGTCGCAGGAGATCTGCTTAACTACGTCTTCGGTGGAGGATCGGTCAGCTTTGTCGCCTTCTCCTGCCTGGCGTTCTTCGGTTCCGCGTTTGTCAACAGCCTGAACTGGGCGCTGGTCTCCGATACGGTGGAATACGGCGAATGGCGTACTGGTGTGCGTTCTGAGGGGACGGTCTACACCGGTTTTACCTTTTTTCGTAAAGTCTCACAAGCGCTGGCGGGTTTCTTCCCGGGATGGATGCTGACCCAAATTGGCTATGTGCCCAACGTGGTACAGTCAGCGGGAACGGTCGAGGGGTTACGGCAGCTGATCTTTATTTATCCGTGTGCACTGGCGGTTGTCACCATTATTGCGATGGGCTGTTTCTACGATCTCAACGAAAAGATGTATGTCCGCATCGTTGGCGAAATCGAAGCCCGTAAACGTGCCATGGCAGTGTGA
- the yihT gene encoding sulfofructosephosphate aldolase: MTTYTLKDITRPSGGFAMLAVDQREAMRLMFAAAGAPTPVTDQHLTDFKVNAAKILSPYASAILLDQQFCYHQAVEQKAVAKSCGMIVAADAFIPGNGIPVDSVVIDKSINPQAVKQDGAKALKLLVLWRSDEDVQQRLAMVKEFNALCHANGLLSIIEPVVRPPRRGDKFDREQAIIDAAKELGDSGADLYKVEMPLHGKGTQQALLSASQHLNEHINMPWVILSSGVDEKLFPRAVSVAMSAGASGFLAGRAVWSSVVGLPDSELMLRDVSAPKLQRLGEIVDEMMARRR, translated from the coding sequence ATGACCACGTACACCCTGAAAGATATCACCCGACCTTCCGGCGGTTTCGCCATGCTGGCCGTTGACCAGCGTGAAGCGATGCGCCTGATGTTTGCCGCAGCAGGCGCGCCAACGCCGGTCACCGATCAACATCTCACGGATTTTAAAGTCAATGCGGCAAAAATTCTCTCACCGTATGCCTCCGCCATTCTGCTGGACCAGCAGTTCTGTTACCACCAGGCGGTGGAACAAAAAGCGGTCGCCAAGAGCTGCGGCATGATTGTCGCCGCCGACGCCTTCATCCCGGGCAACGGCATTCCCGTCGACAGCGTGGTGATTGATAAAAGCATCAATCCGCAGGCCGTCAAACAGGATGGTGCGAAAGCCTTAAAGCTGCTGGTGCTCTGGCGCAGTGATGAAGACGTACAGCAACGTCTGGCAATGGTGAAAGAGTTCAATGCGTTGTGCCATGCCAATGGCCTGTTGAGCATCATCGAACCGGTGGTCCGTCCGCCCCGTCGCGGCGATAAATTCGATCGCGAACAGGCGATTATCGATGCCGCGAAAGAACTGGGCGACAGCGGCGCCGATCTCTACAAGGTTGAAATGCCGCTGCACGGTAAAGGTACACAGCAAGCCCTGCTCAGCGCCTCTCAGCACCTGAACGAACACATCAACATGCCGTGGGTCATTCTCTCTTCCGGTGTTGACGAAAAGCTGTTTCCACGTGCGGTCAGCGTCGCGATGAGCGCAGGCGCTTCCGGTTTCCTGGCCGGTCGTGCGGTCTGGTCATCGGTGGTGGGCTTGCCGGACAGCGAGCTGATGCTGCGTGATGTTTCTGCACCTAAATTGCAACGCTTAGGTGAAATTGTCGATGAAATGATGGCCCGCCGCCGTTAA
- a CDS encoding sulfite exporter TauE/SafE family protein — protein sequence MDFFTLFTPDGVMLDNQVVYTVIALMFLYTFVGICAGFGGGLTTMPLITLMLPVKMATPLSVIVGTATAIYATWLSRKETDWRSAAVLIGFSFLGIPVGLYALSYLPDHIMKIGLGGFLILYSFYSMFIPRLPVYDRRWIAAPLGAVAGALGAAFSTNGPPVVMYGMLRNLGPAAFRGTLNAFFTANNIAVVGGLATSGILTISTFKLVIFCIPTMILGSLVGQYVHKRISVKVFRILVFLLLIASGAMLIKGAMGIPALAALLPPFVLLAVLQLLLGKKIAAIRKADTGK from the coding sequence ATGGATTTCTTTACTTTATTTACTCCCGATGGCGTGATGTTAGATAACCAGGTTGTCTATACCGTCATTGCATTAATGTTTCTTTATACCTTTGTGGGGATATGTGCAGGTTTTGGCGGCGGATTAACCACCATGCCGCTCATCACGCTGATGCTGCCGGTTAAAATGGCGACCCCACTTTCCGTTATTGTCGGTACGGCGACGGCTATTTATGCTACCTGGCTGTCACGTAAAGAGACCGACTGGCGTTCGGCAGCGGTACTGATCGGCTTCTCATTCCTTGGGATCCCGGTTGGCCTGTATGCGCTGTCTTACCTGCCCGATCACATCATGAAAATTGGACTGGGTGGGTTTCTGATCCTCTACTCATTCTACAGCATGTTTATTCCTCGCCTGCCTGTTTACGACCGGCGCTGGATTGCTGCGCCGTTGGGTGCTGTCGCGGGTGCGTTGGGTGCCGCCTTTTCCACGAATGGACCGCCGGTTGTGATGTACGGCATGTTACGTAATTTAGGACCGGCGGCTTTTCGCGGTACGTTGAATGCGTTCTTTACGGCAAATAATATTGCCGTGGTTGGCGGTCTGGCAACCAGCGGAATATTGACAATCTCAACGTTTAAACTGGTTATTTTCTGTATTCCTACCATGATCCTCGGTTCACTGGTGGGACAATATGTGCATAAACGTATTTCCGTAAAAGTATTCCGTATTCTGGTCTTTTTATTGTTGATCGCCTCAGGGGCCATGTTAATAAAAGGGGCAATGGGTATTCCCGCGCTTGCTGCGCTCCTGCCACCTTTTGTCCTGCTGGCGGTGTTACAGTTATTACTGGGTAAAAAAATAGCGGCGATCCGTAAGGCGGATACCGGAAAATAA
- the yihU gene encoding sulfolactaldehyde 3-reductase, whose product MAVIAFIGLGQMGSPMASNLLRQGHQLSVFDVNADAVQRLVEKGAQPARSPAQAAQGAEFVITMLPNGDLVRSVLLGEDGVCESLSPQALVIDMSTIHPLQTDKLIADLRAKGFAMMDVPVGRTSDHAVAGTLLLLAGGSPDQVERATPVLIAMGNELINAGGPGMGIRVKLINNYMSIALNALSAEAAVLCEALGLSFDVALKVMSGTPAGKGHFTTSWPNKVLKGDLSPAFMIDLAHKDLGIALDVANQLHVPMPLGAASREVYNQARAAGRGREDWTAILEQVRTTAGLKNHH is encoded by the coding sequence ATGGCAGTAATAGCATTTATCGGATTAGGACAGATGGGCTCCCCGATGGCGAGCAACCTGCTCAGGCAGGGTCACCAACTCAGCGTTTTTGACGTCAACGCCGATGCCGTACAACGGTTGGTCGAAAAAGGGGCACAACCCGCTCGCTCTCCAGCGCAGGCTGCGCAAGGCGCTGAGTTTGTCATCACGATGCTGCCCAATGGCGATCTGGTACGCAGCGTGTTATTGGGTGAAGACGGTGTTTGCGAAAGCCTCTCCCCGCAGGCGCTGGTGATCGATATGTCAACCATCCATCCCTTGCAGACCGACAAATTGATTGCCGACCTGCGCGCCAAAGGTTTCGCCATGATGGATGTACCGGTCGGGCGGACCTCCGATCACGCCGTTGCTGGCACATTATTGCTGCTGGCAGGTGGCTCTCCGGACCAGGTCGAGCGCGCCACGCCGGTGCTAATAGCAATGGGTAATGAGTTGATTAACGCTGGCGGCCCGGGAATGGGGATCCGCGTGAAGTTGATTAACAACTACATGAGCATCGCGCTGAATGCCCTGTCAGCCGAAGCCGCCGTGCTGTGTGAAGCGCTGGGTCTCTCCTTCGATGTGGCGCTAAAGGTCATGAGCGGGACACCTGCCGGAAAAGGCCATTTCACCACCTCGTGGCCGAACAAAGTGCTGAAAGGCGATCTTTCCCCGGCCTTCATGATCGACCTGGCCCATAAAGATCTTGGCATTGCGCTGGATGTCGCCAATCAACTGCACGTTCCTATGCCGCTCGGCGCGGCGTCCAGGGAAGTTTATAACCAGGCGCGAGCCGCTGGCCGTGGGCGGGAAGACTGGACCGCCATTCTCGAACAGGTTCGCACTACTGCCGGACTGAAAAACCACCATTGA
- the yihS gene encoding sulfoquinovose isomerase, with amino-acid sequence MKWFNTMSHNRWLEQETDRIFNFGKNAAVPTGFGWLGNKGQIKEEMGTHLWITARMLHVYSVAAAMGRPGAYALVDHGIKAMNGALRDKKYGGWYACVNDEGVVDASKQGYQHFFALLGAASAVTTGHPEARKLLDYTIEVIEKYFWSEEEQMCLESWDEAFSKTEDYRGGNANMHAVEAFLIVYDVTHDKKWLDRAIRIASVIIHDVARKGEYRVNEHFDVNWNPVRDYNKDNPAHRFRAYGGTPGHWIEWGRLMLHIHAALEARCEQPPAWLLEDAKGLFHATIRDAWAPDGADGIVYTVGWDGKPIVRERVRWPIVEAMGTAYALYTVTGDRQYETWYQTWWDYCIKYLMDYENGSWWQELDADNKVTTRVWDGKQDIYHLLHCLVIPRIPLAPGLAPAVAAGLLDINAK; translated from the coding sequence ATGAAATGGTTTAACACAATGAGCCACAACCGCTGGCTGGAACAAGAAACTGACCGCATCTTCAATTTTGGTAAGAATGCGGCGGTCCCCACCGGATTCGGCTGGCTGGGTAACAAAGGGCAAATCAAAGAAGAGATGGGCACGCACCTGTGGATCACCGCACGCATGCTGCACGTCTATTCCGTCGCCGCCGCGATGGGCAGACCGGGCGCTTACGCCCTGGTCGATCACGGTATCAAAGCCATGAACGGCGCGCTGCGCGACAAAAAATACGGTGGCTGGTACGCCTGTGTGAATGACGAAGGCGTGGTGGATGCCTCCAAGCAGGGATACCAACACTTTTTTGCGCTGCTGGGCGCGGCCAGCGCGGTCACCACCGGACACCCTGAAGCCAGAAAGCTGCTCGATTACACCATTGAAGTCATTGAGAAATACTTCTGGAGTGAAGAAGAGCAAATGTGTCTGGAATCCTGGGATGAGGCGTTCAGCAAAACCGAAGACTATCGTGGCGGCAATGCCAATATGCATGCCGTCGAAGCCTTCCTGATTGTTTACGACGTTACCCATGACAAAAAATGGCTGGATCGTGCTATCCGCATTGCCTCAGTCATCATTCACGATGTCGCCCGTAAAGGGGAATACCGCGTCAATGAGCATTTCGACGTGAACTGGAACCCGGTCCGCGATTACAACAAAGACAACCCTGCTCACCGTTTCCGTGCCTATGGCGGCACCCCAGGCCACTGGATTGAGTGGGGCCGCCTGATGCTGCATATCCACGCCGCGTTAGAAGCAAGATGCGAGCAGCCTCCCGCCTGGTTACTGGAAGATGCGAAAGGTCTTTTCCACGCCACCATTCGTGATGCATGGGCGCCCGATGGGGCTGACGGCATCGTGTACACCGTTGGCTGGGATGGCAAACCCATTGTTCGTGAACGTGTGCGCTGGCCCATTGTGGAAGCGATGGGCACTGCCTATGCGCTCTATACCGTCACAGGCGATCGCCAGTACGAAACCTGGTATCAGACATGGTGGGACTACTGCATTAAGTACCTGATGGATTACGAAAATGGCTCGTGGTGGCAGGAGTTGGATGCGGACAACAAGGTCACAACCCGGGTATGGGATGGTAAGCAGGATATTTATCACCTGTTGCACTGTCTGGTCATTCCGCGCATCCCGTTAGCGCCAGGTCTGGCACCCGCCGTTGCGGCGGGCCTGTTGGACATTAATGCGAAATAA
- a CDS encoding aldose-1-epimerase yields the protein MQSSGNTISLAAGDYRAQIVSVGAGLAELTWQGKHLVIPHSPEEMPLAHLGKVLIPWPNRIANGCYQHEGQDYQLPINEHHSQAAIHGLLAWRDWQIEALTATKATLTLFLPPSYGYPFTLMSQVIYSLDAETGLSVAIISKNRGKQPAPYGVGIHPYLTCNLAPVDDCMLRIPAKQVFAVDAHANPTTLYSVEEMDLDYSILRTVGDKHIDHTFRTHGSPWEMQIIHQQQALAVSLFSDQPWLQIYSGEKLNRQGLAVEPMSCPPNAFNSGTDLILLKPEEKHQLFFNIRGKKQQCNNSFNTKSSPSRN from the coding sequence ATGCAAAGTAGTGGGAATACGATTTCACTCGCTGCGGGTGACTACCGGGCGCAGATTGTTTCTGTCGGTGCGGGTCTTGCCGAACTGACCTGGCAGGGCAAACATCTGGTCATACCGCATAGCCCAGAAGAGATGCCGCTGGCGCATCTGGGCAAGGTGTTGATCCCCTGGCCTAATCGTATTGCCAACGGCTGCTATCAGCATGAGGGGCAGGACTACCAGTTACCGATCAATGAGCACCATTCTCAGGCTGCCATTCATGGCCTGCTCGCCTGGCGCGACTGGCAGATTGAGGCGTTGACGGCGACAAAGGCTACTCTGACGCTGTTTTTACCGCCCAGCTATGGTTACCCCTTCACGTTGATGTCTCAGGTTATCTACTCACTGGATGCTGAGACGGGGCTTTCTGTTGCCATCATCAGTAAAAACAGGGGTAAACAACCCGCGCCCTACGGCGTCGGGATCCACCCTTATTTAACCTGCAATTTAGCGCCTGTTGATGACTGTATGCTGCGCATTCCGGCGAAGCAGGTTTTTGCTGTCGATGCCCACGCGAATCCTACAACGTTATATTCCGTTGAAGAAATGGATTTGGACTACTCCATCCTGCGTACCGTCGGTGATAAACACATTGATCATACCTTCAGAACTCACGGTAGTCCGTGGGAAATGCAGATAATTCATCAACAACAGGCACTGGCAGTCAGTTTATTTTCCGATCAGCCGTGGTTACAGATTTACAGTGGTGAAAAATTAAATCGTCAGGGATTAGCGGTCGAACCTATGAGCTGTCCGCCAAATGCGTTTAACTCTGGAACAGACTTAATATTACTCAAGCCCGAAGAAAAACATCAGTTATTTTTTAATATTCGAGGCAAAAAACAGCAGTGCAATAACTCATTTAATACAAAAAGCTCACCGAGCCGGAATTAA